The genome window CGTCCCTACTCCTTGGCTTTCAGAAATAATTTGTGAAAGActgtttttacttcttccttaagtTTTTCTTAGGATTCACCTGGGAAGCCCTCTGAATATAGGGGTTTCATGGCAGATTTTTGGCTATGAATTCACTTGCACGCATGGAGGATCTGTAGTGATCGACCTCCTCTTCTCCTAGTTGTTGGCCgctggtgttctctctccctctcagcaGTCCTGGCGGGGTTGATCcgtttcattcatcttttcagattttcatcATCTTTCTAGAGCGAACTTCAGACTTCGTTGATTTTTCTGTACCGCTTGTCCGGTCATGACTTTTCTCTCCTCCAGACACCCTTCTTCCCGCTTACTTGGGTCTCATGGGCTCGCCTTTTTCTAGTGTCCTACAGAAGACGTGCAGGTCACGGATATGaaatattccttcttttctaacTTCTTTATTCACGGCTGTACGTTCCTTCCTACCAactcctttctccatatcctgcaCAGTTGGTACGCATGCCTTtagcttttattgttttaagatttaattttacttatttgagcgacggagagagagcaagagcaggctgaggggcagagggagagggagaagcgggctccccggcGGGCCTCGACCCTGGCACCCTGGGAATCCTGACTTCATCCGAAGGCAGATGcgtcacctactgagccaccagggaccCCACGCTCGCACCTTGACTGCCATTCGGTCGCGAACATTTTCTGGTTCCCCACGACTCCTTCTCTGCCCGTCTTTGCTCACCTGAGCATGCACAGCGACACACTCAGCGAcgttctcccctgcccctgcttgtgggGCCTGCGGTGTCCTGAGGTCGCTCCGGGctctctttgttttcatttgtctcaaagtCTTTCCCGATTTCCCTCCTGACGTCCTTCACCATTGGATGTTGATGTAGGAGTGCACTGCTCAATTTCCAATTATTTGAGGGTTTTCTAGTCATTTCTGTTACTGGTTCCTCTATAATCCCATTATGGGCAGAACACACTTTGCCGGGTTTCCGTCACGTGGAGGGCACGGTGACTTGTCTCGGAGCCAGGGAGATAGTTTTGCTTGGTTCAGTGGCGTCAGGTTTTGCCAACAGTGTGTGCTCCGGGACTCGCCTGCCTCAGCCACAGTAGGGCCCCCGCTCCCTCTGACCTGCTGACGCACAGGTCGGCGGGGACCACCCCCCCAGGACCACACTGGGTCTCAAATGGGGTAGGGGTCCCTGAATTGTGAGGAGAGAGCGCCTGGGGCGTGCAGAGCGGGGCCTCCCGCTCCCCCACAGCTAACCTGCGCATGGGGCCCGCCAGGACGCGTTGGACTGGTCCGTGAAACGGGCAGAAGGCCGGCACTTGACCCCCTCAGAAGCAGGGGCGTCGGACTGCACTTGGCAATTCTTTTGTTGAATGAGACGACACAcaattttctgtattaaaaagtGAGTTATATTTCTTTTCCCAGAGACTCTCTTGTCAGCTCTTTTGCCGATTTTTCTATTGGAGTGTTAATCTTTTACttattcacagatttttttcattcatttaatcatttatctCTGGTATTCTTACTAACTATACTTAACAAAATAGAGCTTTTAACAAAGGAAGAGTTGCCGTTGGACTAAATGTTGGTCTTTTTACATAAGATCAGCCTTCACCGGGTCTATTACAGTGGTTtgttccacttttatttttctttttactttgtagACAGTGTTTTCTCCAGGcagaaatgtttgctttttttttttttttttaaggtttatttatttatttatttgacaggcagagaggcaggcaggagaggggggtgaagcaggctcccagccgagcagagagcccaatgcggggctcgatcccaggaccctgagaccatgacctgagccgaaggcagcggcttaacccactgagccccccaggcgccccagaaatgtttactttttcattAGGTCagattttttggtcttttgttctGAGCGCCTGGATTTTCTTCCTTGCTTAGGAAGGCCGTGAGGAAGGCCGTTCTGAGGTCACCAGAAATCGTCCAGCACTTTCTCCTGGTGCTTTTGCGGCTGGGCCTCGACTGCCCAGCGTTGCAGACAGTGTTTCCGGGTGGCTCAGCGCTGGTGACTGACTGCAGCCAAGGACGGGAGACACGTGGGGGAGCCCTAGAGGGAGGAGGAGCCTGAGTCAGGCCTGGGCTCGGAGGAAGAAGGAGGGTCCCCAGAAGGGGAGGACTGGGCTGCTCAGGGGTCCCCAGGGCCACCCCACAAAGCACTCCACGTGGCCGTTCAGAGGCTCCCTCATCCCAGTACACTCACTGAGGCCTGCTGTGTGCCTGGCCCCGTCCCAGGCACTAGGGCCATAGCAGTGAGTCCAGCAGCCAGCAGCTAGTGTCAGACTGTGATCAACAAAACAAGGCAGGTCAGGGGTTGAGAGTGCCGCCGGagccaggcagggggagcaggtcTGAGCGGAGCCTTGAAGGAAGACAGGGCTGGGGAAGAGCAGGGGAGGCTAACTGGGAGTAGACCATGCAAAGGGCCTGGGGTGAGCCTGAGCCAGGTCTgctgggggcacagggaggcCGGTGTGCCCGGAGCCCAGCCACAGCAGAtgaggtggggagacagagagtcTGTGTGCGGCTGCCAAAGGTTTTGTCGGGCATGTCCTCGGCCCCCACAGACAGCcaggaaggcagagcagagaCCTTCCCCTAAGGTAGGGCTATGTGTCTTCAGACCCCCAGGGTAGGGGAtattccccccacaccccacccccaggctcccaAGGTTGGCCCTGGCACCTCAGGCCCCCGGGGTGCAGCCCCTTGACCCTCGTCTGGGCACACGGAGGGGCCTCACCAGCGTGACCCCCTGGCCACCCCCAGCACCTGGCCACGTTCATCATGGACAAGAGTGAGGCGATCGTGTCTGTGGACGACGCCATCCGGAAGCTGGTGCAGCTGAGCTCCAAGGAGAAGGTGTGGGCGCAGGAGATGCTGCTGCAGGTCAATGACCAGTGTCTGCGGCTGCTGGACGTGGAGACCCAGGTGTGGCAGCCTCGGGGCAGCCGAAGGCCGGGACCCAGGCTGCGGGGGCCTCCCCGTGGGGCGGGGCAGGATGAGGAGGGCGAAGGTtcggtggggcagggagggctgcAGGCCGGCGAGCATCCAGGCGACCCTGGCCCGCGTAGCGCCCTGCCCACCTCTGGCTCCAGCCTGTCTCACAGCTGTCCCAAGGCAGCGCCAGGGCCTGGTAGAGTCCCGGTCGGCGTCTGTGCCCCGTCCCCCATCGGTTATGTCCGTGACCCTGTCCACGGCACACACCCCGCAGGCCGGGCTCCCAGGGCGCTGTGTCCATGGCCCAAGTCCACCTGGCGCGGGTGGCTGTGAGCCTGTGTCTGTCGGGCCTGTGTGTGGGGGTCACATCCAGAGTCGCGCCCGGGCGACCCCGCCAAGCTGCCTCCGGGCCCCCTGTCCCACAGGAGGAGCTGGAGAACTTCCCGCTGCCCACCGTGCGGCACAGCCAGACGGTGCCCAACCAGCCGCGGTGCCCCTCGGTGCTGCTGCTCGTGTGCCAGGACTCGGAGCAGAGCAAACCCGACATCCACTTCTTCCACTGCGACCAGGTGGAGGTGAGGAGGGGCGGCGGCGGGAGGGCCCAGGCGCCTGCGCCTGCCTGACCCCCGGTGCCCCCAGGCGGAGCTGGTGCACGAGGACATCGAGAGCGCGCTGGCCGACTGCCGTCTCGGGAAGAAGCTGCGGCCGCAGACCCTGAAGtaggcggggggcgcgggggcggcgcGAGGGCGGCGCGGGGGGCGGCGGGCCAGGCTGAGCGCCCTTCGGCCCCTTGCAGGGGACACCAGGAGAAGATCCGGCAGCGGCAGTCGGTCCTGCCCGCCCCCAGGGGCCCAGCCCCCATCCCCTTCCAGCGCTACGGCGGTGACTCCCCGGCCGCCAAGAACCGAGTGGGCCCGCCGATGCCCCTCCCCGAGCCAGGTCTGCGGAGGGAGCCGCACTGGGGCTGCCTGCGGGTCCCTGGGGGCGGCCCTCGGCAGGAACAGCTGATGTCTGCCTCCCCCGTCCAGGCTTGCGCCGCCGGGAGTCGCAGGATGAGGAGCCCCGCGCGGTGCTGGCTCAGAAGATAGAGAAGGAAACGGTGCGTCTTGGGGCGGGTGGGGCGCCCCTCACCTGCCCGGGGTCCCCATCGGGTGGGGGCCCCTCCAGCCAGCCCCCGGGGCAgcacccacctcctcccccaggctGGGGACCAAGAGACAGTGTGTGGGGCAGTCCCTGCCCCCGAAGTCTGACCCCCGCCTCCACTCTGACCCCAGCAAATCCTCAACTGTGCCCTGGACGACATTGAGTGGTTCGTGGCTCGGCTGCAGAAGGCGGCAGAGGCTTTCAAACAGCTGAACCAgcggaagaaggggaagaagaaagggaagaaggggcCAGCAGGTGCGGAAGGGGAGGGGGTCCCCGAAGCGactgtgggggtgtggggagactGAGACGGGGAGGGAGGAGACAACAGGGCGCGAAGGCGGCAGGGGCCACTGCTGCAGGAGATGGGGCCGGGCAGGCGGGCTGCTGGAGGCCAGGCCGCCCACCCAGGCGCGGGGAACGGCGGCCAAGCTGAGCCAGGGCCCCGTTCCAGAGGGTGTCCTGACGCTGCGTGCACGACCCCCCACGGAGGCCCAGTTCATCGACTGTTTTCAGAAAATCAAGCTGGCTGTCAACCTGCTGGTGAGTGCcaggccccctcccaccccgtcCCTACCCGTCCCTCTGTGCTGACAGTGTGGGGAGTGCGGGTCTTTGCCCGCCTTGTGGGCAGCCCCATCGCCCGCCTGTCTGCTCACCCCCAGGCCAAGCTGCAGAAGCACATCCAGAGCCCCAGCGCGGCCGAGCTCGTGCACTTCCTCTTCGGACCTCTGGACCtggtgcctggggctgggagcgGGACCCCGGGGTGGTTTGCCCCTGGctaaacggggggggggggggggggcgcgggcgccgggggggggggggccggggggggggcggcccggggggggggggggggggggggggggggaccaaatGCCTACCTTGGGCAGGCAACTGGGGCCACGTGCCCAGGCTGTGGGCATGGCTGGCCGGTGGTGCTGCCAGCGAGCCAGCTGGGACGGGGGTCCGGGGCTCAGGGGCTCCTCTGAATCCCGCTGTGCCTTAGATCGTCGGCACCTGTGGGGGCCCAGACATCGCACGCTCCGTCTCCAGCCCTATGCTTTCCCGCGAGGCCGTGGGCTTCCTGCAAGGCCACCTAGTCCCCAAGGAGATGACGCTATGGGAGTCGCTGGGGGAGACATGGACGCGTCCCCGGTGCGGTGGCAGCAGCGGGCAAGGGGGCGTGGGAAGGGCCCCTGGGCTGGGTGAGGGGTGGGAACCAGCTGAGGTGGGGCCCGTTCCCATGGGTGGGCCTGGCTCACCCCAGGACCTCCCACCTCCAGATCAGAGTGGCCACGGGAGCCGCAGGTGCCCATCTACGTGCCTAAGTTCCACAGCGGCTGGGAGCCACCCCTGGACGTGTTCCAGGAGGCTCCCTGGGAAGTGGAGGGGCTGGCGTCTGCCCCCGACGATGAGGTCAGAGCACTCACGGCCCCACCCCAGACgggccttcccctcctccaccactGCTCACCGCCTCAGCCCACTGCTGTCCACTGCCCTCACCCCACACCAAGCCCAGGTGGTCCTTTTTCCCCACAGCCGACTCCCGTGAACCGATCATCCTTCCGAAACTCCCCCAAACACAGCCTTGTATCTGAGCCCACAGCTCCGGCCCCGGGAGACCCTCTTCCCCCAGTGAGCGCCCCACATGCTCACAGGTAAGTCCCTCTGAAAATGAGGGAGTGTGACACTCCCCCCTAGAAACAGGGAGGCGCTGAGAGGAGTGTGCTGCCACCAGGTGGCGGCACATGCCTTGTTCATGGGGTTCAAAACGGCATTTTTCCAAACTAGAACCAGGTTTTCATTCTAACTTTACAACataaaattgaagagaagaatcTCAAAACCACCTGTAAACTCACACGCGCTCTCTCTTTGGGTGTCCTCATGTATGTCTTAGAATCACGGTTAGAAGTTTACCaagtcagggacacctggggggctccgttgttaagcggatgcctttggctcaggtcatgatcccagggtcatgggatcgagccccacatcgggctccctgctcagagggaagcctgcttccccctctcccactccccctgcttgtgctccctctcccactgtgtctctctctgtcaaataaacaaataaaatcttaaaaaaaaaaaaaatgaagaagaagttTACCAAGTCACTAAACTTAAGTGGGGTCACCAACCCTGTCGCCCCATTGGGGCTGATTCAGGCCCAGCTTCAGAGCCAGAAAAGGAGACTGAAGGTTCGAGCCAAGGACAGCCGCTCGCCCCACCCGTGCACGCGCTTCCACAGACCCCGGGTCTCGGGTCTCGGGGACTGCCCAGCCTTGCTCCCCTCTGCGCCTCCTTTCTGTTCTCATTCCTGGCCCAAGAGCTGTCCCAGAAGAAAGCTCGTTTCCCTGCCAGGTCCCAGGATTCAGTTTCAGTAGGGGAGGGGGCTGAAGTCTGTGTCTGACCCTCTCGATGCCCCCCACAGCCAGCCTGATGTCCATGGCTCCTGGCCTAGGACCAcacttgaagaaatattttcatccTTTGGCCTCCAACCCCTGGCCAGTCCTGGCTCTGGGGCCACCTCGGCCTCAGCTCCCTCCCCTGTATGGTGTCCCAAGGCCCACCATGTGAGGGAGCTGCCTCGATGATGGGGGCCAGACTGGCCAGGAGGGGACAGCCCAGCCTGGGTGGCAGCCACAGGCCTGCTGTGTGCTGAGGCCAGGATGCCAACGCCACGCCCCTACAGCCCGTGGGCAGTCCGCTGTGGGTGCCTGTGCACCAGGCTGTGGCTCTGGAAACAGCTGGCCCTCCCGCACTGGTCAGCTGCTTCCAGGGATGGCAGTGACCCTGTCATTTCCTGGGTGCCTTTCTGGCTCTGGGTCCCCTGAGGGACCAGACCTGGCGGCCCCTGATCTTAAACAGGCCTTGCCATGCCCACaggccccctcaccccccccccccccccccctccccgcgcaGCCCCCACCTCCATGCAGGGGCCCTAGACGCTCTGGGGCTGTCACAGTTTCCATTCCCGGCTGAGGAGCCTCAGCCTCTCTCTGCTGTGACCTCAGAGAGCTGAGCAGGAGGCAGCACGCACTTGGGAAgctgctcccccagcccagccccagaccCAGGAGGAGACCCCAGCCCTTCTGTTCCACACAGGGGTTACGAACCGGGGCCAGCCATGGCCAAGTACGTCAGGATCCTCTATGACTTCACAGCCCGCAACGCCAACGAGCTGTCGGTGCTTAAGGATGAGGTCCTGGAGGTGAGCCGGGTCCTGGGCAGGAGGGATCCCTCCAGGAAAGGCAGGTTAAGTGGTGGCTGGGGCAGGCAGGAGCCAGGCGACCCCATGCTGGCATACGGCACACCTGTCCAATCCCTTTCCCCAGGACCCCTTCTCCTGGGCTCCAGTCTGGGTCCacagcctgcccccccccagcACAGCCTGGCTAAGGGGCCTCCATGTCTCGGGCATCTCAGAGGGGGGCTCAGGGGCCCCCCGTGCTGGGCTAAGCTGGGCTCACGCTGAAGGATGGGTGTTCTCTGTGCCAAGTGGGGGACCCTCTAGGTCTCAGCCAGGGCTCGTCATTCACACCCACCCCTGGAGCCCCCTTGAGACACGGTCTGTTTGGTGCCAGCCCTGAATCCAGGCCACCCACTGGGGGACAGAAAGTGGAGCAGGCTGCTGTGTGGGGGGGTGATCTATATGCAAAGGCCAGAGGCACCCTCACTCAGGATGCtgctggggcggggtgggtggaGATAAGGGAGGGACCATAGCCTCTGTGGGTGGGatggaggcagggcagggcctcCAGGGGGACTCAGGACTCCCCCACAGGATTGGGGGGGNNNNNNNNNNNNNNNNNNNNNNNNNNNNNNNNNNNNNNNNNNNNNNNNNNNNNNNNNNNNNNNNNNNNNNNNNNNNNNNNNNNNNNNNNNNNNNNNNNNNNNNNNNNNNNNNNNNNNNNNNNNNNNNNNNNNNNNNNNNNNNNNNNNNNNNNNNNNNNNNNNNNNNNNNNNNNNNNNNNNNNNNNNNNNNNNNNNNNNNNNNNNNNNNNNNNNNNNNNNNNNNNNNNNNNNNNNNNNNNNNNNNNNNNNNNNNNNNNNNNNNNNNNNNNNNNNNNNNNNNNNNNNNNNNNNNNNNNNNNNNNNNNNNNNNNNNNNNNNNNNNNNNNNNNNNNNNNNNNNNNNNNNNNNNNNNNNNNNNNNNNNNNNNNNNNNNNNNNNNNNNNNNNNNNNNNNNNNNNNNAcggggccgcggggcggggccgcggggccgcgGGCGGGCGCCCCGCGCTcacgcccgccccgccccgcgcccagGATCGTGGAGAACCTGGGCATCCTGACGGGGCCGCAGCTCTTCTCACTCAACAAGGACGAGCTGAAGAAGGTGTGCGGGGAGGAGGGCATCCGCGTGTACAGCCAGCTCACCGTGCAGAAGGCCGTCCTGGAGGTGCGCCTGCCCGCCCCGCCCTGCGCCTCCCCGCCCTGcgcctccccgcccctcctccttcggggctcctgggtggcggGGAAAGGGGGAGGCCCCCGGCCGCCGGCCCGGGGCGGGGCCTGAGTCGAGGCTGCCCCACCCGCTCCCCAGAAGCAGCCGGGCGGGTCGGAGCTGGAGGAGCTCATCAGCAAGTTTCACTCCAAGACCCAGCGACGGCTGGAGGACGACAGCTAGACCTGGCCGGCGGGGCCCGGCACGCCTGCGGCTGGGGGAGACGGAGACGCGCCCGCGGAGAGGCCCGCCGCCGTGCATGGagtattatttttgtatgtgtgtatacctTGGACCACGGACACGGGTGGTGGGTGGTGCCGGCTGGGCACGGCTCACCACTTCATGGCACAGGCCTGTCCTCAGGCGCCACAAAGCCTCAGCCTACACCTGTCTGCCTGCCCCGAGGCCTGCCTCCACCAAACTAGCCACCTGAGATGCCAGCCCCTCATGCCCCTGCCCCCGAAGCCAGAGCCCTGGCTTTTccagccccgcccagcccccTTCCTCCCGTGACGCCTCTCCCTGAGGCTGCAGAggccccaggaggcaggcagggacctGAACTTTGGCCCCCCATCCACATGGGCGTTCCCCCTGGCACTCGTGACCCTGGCCCCAAACCTCACCTCCACGGCTGCTAGTTTTCCATGCACCTGAACCTCCACACCTCCAGGTGGGCTGTGGGCCCGAAGGGCAGCCGACCTGACCACCGGCTCTGAGCTGGGCCTCGCCCCCAGATATCGCCCATAGCGCCCACCCAGCACGCTGCTTCTCAAGGGTGTCCTGGGAGGTGGTCCGAGCTCCCCTGGGGTGGGTGCGTGCTACACTCCCTCCACCCTGGCCAGGATAGGGGGCGGGGGCGAGAAGGGGTGTCCAGATGGCCTGGACACGTACTCACTCAAGTACGACCTTAGACAGCCCCACACACACCCAAGGCAGAGCTCAAGGAGGGAACTTTGTCCATCCAAGTTTAAGGCCAGGCTTGCCCTGTGTGCTGTGTGGGTGGTGGTTGAGTCTTGGAGCCCTGAACTCTGCCAGTTACACCTAGAGATGAGAGGTGGCTACGGGTCAATAACCATGTCATTAAACCAGTGAGGCGCCCTGACAGCCACATGTCTGTGTCCTGGAGATGGGCTGGGGTCATCATGCACCTGGAGCCTGCCCGCACTCACAGCCTCTGTAAGAACCGCTGGGCAGAGGCCGGGTCACGGGCCTTCCAAATGAGGCCATGTACCCCTGCCTCCAGTAGGggtacccaggagcccctcaccaCCACGTGTATCCAAGCGGACCCTGAGGATATCCCTAAGAGGTGCAGGGTTGAGGGGCCCATGCCCACTCTGCACGCTGTGGCTCTCCCAGCCCGAGTGTCCAGAAGGCCCAAGGAACCCAGGTGGGCGGAAGGGCTGGGGAGCCAGGTCTTCGGGACCTCAGGGAGGGCCAGCCAGGGGTGTGAGTCTGAGAGGCAAGGCGGAAGCTCAGCCCCACGCAGAGGGAGGTGCCGCAGAGAAGGGTGCTGACGGGCACCGGACGAGGTGGTGGTGAGCTCGGAGGTGTCCGACAGGGAGTAGAGGAGCCCCTGGTCAGCGGCCCTCTGCACCTCCAGGACACCTGACCTCACCTGCCTGGCCCTTGGAGGAGGCCTCTGGCGCCCTCTGCCGGCGGCCCTGCGTGCTGCAGAGTGTGCGTCCTGGGGGTACCTAGTACCCGGCCAGATGGGGACAACTTGATCTCTTGATCTGCGTTTCCAGAAGCAGTGGGTGGGCCAACCCTGGGTGAGGGTGTCTGGAGGGCTCATTCCTGGGGCCTCAACcgcagggagctccatgcagaGGTCGTTCCTTGTGGggctgggggatggagagggctgTCTCTCAGCTGTCGGCTGGTTGGCCACCAAGCCAGGCTCGGCCCTCAGAAGCCCCGACGCTCAGCTGGGACAGACCGCAGGGACAGGGTCTGTCCCCCAGGACGCGGCCACCCGAAGCTGGGCTGCCTCCGGGCCTTGACAGCCATGGCCTCCTCTCCTCGGAAGAGGAAGGTCCTCCCTAAGCTCTAGGCCAAAAGAGGAAGGTTGATCCTCCCAGACCCAGGCAGGACCCCGCAGACAGGGAAATAGAACCAAAAAGGGAATGGGAGGGGTTGTGTGTTGGCTGTCCCTCCAGAAACCCGGGTCCCTCTCGCCTAGAACCACCCGGAAGGATGGGCCTCCTGACCAGACCACCCTCCCACCAGACCAGACCCTGTGGAGCAGGCATGGGCACCCCCAGCTCCGCCTGCTCTGAAGGGGGCCTCTGCTGGCCCTGTGGTGCCCACTAGAACTGGAGCTCAGAGGGACAGCTCCCCATCCTGACCCCACCCGGCAGGGCTCTGCCTCCAGCAGGAAGGTGGTGCTGGCTGGGCTTTGGCGACACTCCCTTCCAGTGGGGTCACTTAGCCCCTGGGAGCCCCAGATCCTACGCTTCTTTCCTTGctgtctctccccacctcctccatctCATCCACGGGCCACTGCTCCATCCCCCCTCTGGCCCCACTGTGCTCCCTGGACAGCGTGAGGAGGAGCTGATCTCCAAGACCCCAGCCCCCTGGCTCCCTAGTACCCCAGGCCCCTCATTCCCTAACCCCTGCAGCCCTAGGCCAGCTCCTGTTACCCAGGAGCTACTACTGGTTCCAGGATGGTCAGGCCCCACCTGTCTGCTGGGCCTCTGGGCCCCTGGAAGAGGCTTCCCCACCACTTCCTCCGACGGACTGAGTGTGGTGAGCCCAAGGCCACATAGCCTTCAGCGTAGGTGTGAGTACATGACAGCATTCCTGTCCAAGGCCACCAGATTAGGGGACGACTGAACTCCACCCTGTCTGACATCCTGGTGATTTCAGGTCCATAAAAGTAGGCTTGGATGAAGAACaaagcacaggaaaaaagaaaagaaaagaaagaacaaggccCAGGGGCGCCGccgggggctcagtcattaagtgtctgccttctgctcgggtcctgatcccagggtcctaggacggagccctgcatcaggctccctgctcggcggggagtctgctcccttctcccagccctgctCGCGTTTCGTGTTTccgctctcactttctctctcgctgtcgaataaataaataaataaaatctttgaaaaaaaggaaagaacgaGCAAGCAAGGTCCAGAGGGGCCAGGTCACCTGCCCAGAGCCCTGGAGCAGGCGAGGAGCTGGCCTCAAAGGCAGCCGGGCCTGATTTGTGTCCTAGACTGACCTGGTCTGTCCTCACCCCAGACTAGGCaagcaggaaagagggagggtCCGGTGGTGCCAGCCCCGGTGGTGGCAGGGACTGCGGAGGGTCTGACCGTGGAGTGTCCCGCTGGGCAGGAGGGGCTGAGCTGCCCACCCAGTGCCCGCCCTGTGCCCGGCTCTGCCGCTGGCAAACATCCCACCAACAAAGCCTGTCTCTGTTACAGGGACAGGCATGTCTTTGTGGCCCTCCCCGGACCCGCTGGTTTCATTCGCCTCCTCGCCCACTCGGGACTGGCCTGGAGCCAAGAGgggcttcttttttattttttaaagatttttatttatttatttacttacttacttacttgagacgcagagagagagagtgagcggtgggaaggggcagagggagaggaaggggcaggc of Mustela nigripes isolate SB6536 chromosome 1, MUSNIG.SB6536, whole genome shotgun sequence contains these proteins:
- the EPS8L2 gene encoding epidermal growth factor receptor kinase substrate 8-like protein 2 encodes the protein MSQLGSVSCCPGAANGSLGRSDGVAKMSAKDLFEQRKKYSNSNIIMQETSQYHVQHLATFIMDKSEAIVSVDDAIRKLVQLSSKEKVWAQEMLLQVNDQCLRLLDVETQEELENFPLPTVRHSQTVPNQPRCPSVLLLVCQDSEQSKPDIHFFHCDQVEAELVHEDIESALADCRLGKKLRPQTLKGHQEKIRQRQSVLPAPRGPAPIPFQRYGGDSPAAKNRVGPPMPLPEPGLRRRESQDEEPRAVLAQKIEKETQILNCALDDIEWFVARLQKAAEAFKQLNQRKKGKKKGKKGPAEGVLTLRARPPTEAQFIDCFQKIKLAVNLLAKLQKHIQSPSAAELVHFLFGPLDLIVGTCGGPDIARSVSSPMLSREAVGFLQGHLVPKEMTLWESLGETWTRPRSEWPREPQVPIYVPKFHSGWEPPLDVFQEAPWEVEGLASAPDDEPTPVNRSSFRNSPKHSLVSEPTAPAPGDPLPPVSAPHAHRGYEPGPAMAKYVRILYDFTARNANELSVLKDEVLEVSRVLGRRDPSRKGRLSGGWGRQEPGDPMLAYGTPVQSLSPGPLLLGSSLGPQPAPPQHSLAKGPPCLGHLRGGLRGPPCWGAAGPRAGAPRSRPPRPAPRIVENLGILTGPQLFSLNKDELKKVCGEEGIRVYSQLTVQKAVLEKQPGGSELEELISKFHSKTQRRLEDDS